TGCCATTTTACATTTTCTACTGTTAATTCAAATCCCTGTTCCAAACAGTTGATGGTTTTATGTTCTGCTCCATGGTACATAAATACCCTTTTAATATCTTTAGCCTGTGATATTGCAAGAACGTATAAGATAAATAGAACAATACGGATACAACCTTCTACCAGAGCAAGCAATGCATCTGATTCTATCCGTCTTCCCAGTAAACCAGCCACATAAGTGGGTAATATTATAAAAATTCCTACTGCAATTAATACTGCAACAATCATTGTAAGCCCCATCACGATACTTTCAGTTTTACCTTTAAATACTTTAGATAAAGCCGCATCAACTTTTGACGGTTCTTTTTCTTCCTCGTCTTCAAATAAACTGGCTGAAAAGTTCAGGGTTCTTGTACCAATCATCATAGATTCTACAAAAGCAAGCATTCCTCTTATAATAGGCAGCTTAAAGAAGGTATATTTCCCGGCGATACTAGTAAAAGTAGTTTTCTCTACCACAATCTCGCCATTCGATTTTCTGACAGCAACGGCGTAATCATCTTTATTTTTCATCATTACACCTTCAATTACAGCCTGGCCGCCAATGCCTGATGGTTTCATATACCGCACATCCTCTCTTTCGTTAGCAGATAATTTATCTAAACAAAGATTCTAATTATTTAATTTATTATGATGTAAAAATAGGCTGAGATTATGAAACCTCAACCTGATTTTTAACATACGATATGTTTCCGTCATTCTATTGTTCTTGACTAATGCCATATCTACGATTGAATTTATCAATAGCTCCACGAGCGGCAGCAGCCTTTTGCTGTCCAGTGTAAAATGAATGGCACTTAGAACAAATTTCTACGTGGATATCATTCTTTGTTGAACCTGTAACAAATTCGTTACCACAGTTGCAAACTACTTTTGCTTGATAATAATTAGGATGTATTCCTTCTTTCATGCTTTCACCTCTTTACAAACTAACGTATTTTTTTAAAGTTGACCGAAGTCAATCTAGTATCATCTCTATAAACAGCTTTTTAATTATAGCATAGGTTTAAATCTAATGCAAGACCTAAAATACAATTTTCGTCTTTTTAATAGTATCAATAAATTCTGCATTTGTCTTAGTCTTTAAAAACATATCGATAATCCGCTCTACTGCATCATCTGATTTCATACTGTTAAAAGCCTTTCTCATTAAATACGTGGCTTCCATTTCACTTTGGTTTAATAGTAAATCATCTCTTCGGGTACTGGACTTTGTAAGGTCAAGTGCAGGGAATATTCTCTTTTCAGATAGATTTCTGTCCAGAACTAATTCCATGTTGCCGGTTCCTTTAAATTCCTCAAAGACAACATCATCCATTCTGCTGCCTGTATCTACCAATGCAGTAGCAAGAATAGTCAAACTGCCTCCTTCACGCATGTTTCTGGCAGCACCAAAAAATCTCTTTGGCATATGAAGTGCCGCAGGATCAAGACCGCCTGATAAGGTTCTTCCACTGGCCTGTACGGTCAGGTTATATGCCCTTGCTAGTCTTGTAATACTGTCTAAAAGGATTACTACGTCCTTTTTATGTTCTACAAGGCGTTTTGCCCGTTCAATTACCATCTCTGATACTCTTTTATGGTTTTCCGGAAGTTCATCAAAAGTGGAGTAAATAACCTCTACATTTTTTCCTTCTATGAATTCTTTTATATCGGTTACTTCCTCCGGACGCTCATCAATTAAAAGAATAATAAGATTGAAGTCAGGATGATTCTTAGTGATTGCCTTGGCTATCTGCTTTACTAATGTAGTTTTACCGGTCTTTGGAGGCGATACAATCATACCTCTTTGACCTTTACCGATAGGAGATATCAAGTCAACCATACGCATGGAGACATTAGAACCTACCGTTTCTAAATGAATTCTTTCATTAGG
The nucleotide sequence above comes from Anaerocolumna cellulosilytica. Encoded proteins:
- the rpmE gene encoding 50S ribosomal protein L31, with the translated sequence MKEGIHPNYYQAKVVCNCGNEFVTGSTKNDIHVEICSKCHSFYTGQQKAAAARGAIDKFNRRYGISQEQ